A window from Macaca thibetana thibetana isolate TM-01 chromosome 7, ASM2454274v1, whole genome shotgun sequence encodes these proteins:
- the MAGEL2 gene encoding MAGE-like protein 2 yields the protein MSQLSKNLGDSSPPAEAPKPPVYSRPTVLMRAPPASSRAPPVPWDPPPIDLQASLAAWQAPQPAWEAPQGQLPAPVVPMTQPPALGGPIVPAPPLGGPMGKPPTPGVLMVHPPPPGAPMAQPPTPGVLMVHPSAPGAPMAHPPPPGTPMSHPPPPGTPMAHPPPPGTPMAHPAPPGTPMAHPPPPGTPMVHPPPPGTPMVHPPPPGTPMAHPPPPGTPMAQPPPPGTPMAQPPAPGVLMAQPLTPGVLMVQPAAPGAPMVQPPPAAVMTQPPPSGAPMAKPPGPGVLMIHPPGARAPMTQPPASGAPMAQPAAPPAQPMAPPAQPMASWAPQAQPVILQIQSQVIRAPPQVPQGPQAPPAQLATPPGWQATSPGWQATPQGWQATPLTWQTTQVTWQAPAIAWQVPPPVRQGPPPIRPGPPPIRPGPPPVRQAPPVIRQAPPVIRQAPPVIRQAPPVIRQAPPVIRQAPPVLRQAPPVLRQAPPVIRQAPPVLRQAPPVIRQAPPLIRQAPPPIRPAPQVLATQPPLWQALPPPPPLRQAPQARLPAPQVQAAPQVPTAPPATQVPAAPLAGPQVPQPVLPAPLSAPLSAPQAVHCPSIIWQAPKGQPPVPHEIPTSMEFQEVQQTQALAWQAQKAPTHFWQPLPAQEAQRQAPPMVQLEQPFQGAPPCQKAVQIQLPPQPPQTSGPQAELPTLQLQPSWQTPPAVLQAQPGPPLAAANFPLGSAKSLMTPSGESRASSIDRRGSSKERRTSSKERRAPSKDRMIFAATFCAPKAVSAARAHLPGTWKNLPATPETFAPSSSVFPATSQFQPASLNAFKGPSAASEAPKSLPYALQDPFACAEALPAVPWAPQPNMNASKASQAVPTLLMATAAAPQATATTQEASKTSVEMPRRSGKATRKKKHLEAREDSRGHTLAFHDWQGPRPWENLNLSDWEVQSPVQVLGDWEHPNTPRGLSGWEGPSTSRILSGWEGPSTSWALSAWEGPSTSRALGLSESPRSPLPLVVSEVAGVSPGSSATQHNSKVEAQSLSPLDERANALVQFLLVKDQAKVPVQRSEMVKVIIREYKDECLDIINRANNKLECAFGYQLKEIDTQNHAYIIINKLGYPTGDLVASYLDRPKFGLLMVVLSLIFMKGNCVREDLIFNFLFRLGLDVRETNGLFGNTRKLITEVFVRQKYLEYRRIPYTEPAEYEFLWGPRAFLETSKMLVLRFLAKLHKKDPRCWPFHYLEALAECEWEDTDEDEPDSSDSDSARGPTSRPPPR from the coding sequence ATGTCGCAGCTAAGTAAGAATCTGGGTGACTCGAGTCCTCCAGCGGAGGCCCCGAAGCCGCCTGTCTATAGCCGCCCTACGGTTCTGATGCGGGCCCCGCCCGCTTCCTCCCGGGCTCCGCCAGTCCCTTGGGATCCACCTCCAATTGACTTGCAGGCTTCATTGGCCGCTTGGCAGGCACCTCAGCCTGCCTGGGAGGCCCCACAGGGCCAGCTGCCCGCCCCGGTGGTTCCGATGACCCAGCCTCCTGCCCTGGGGGGCCCGATAGTCCCGGCTCCCCCGCTGGGGGGACCGATGGGTAAGCCTCCAACTCCCGGGGTCCTGATGGTGCATCCTCCGCCTCCGGGAGCCCCGATGGCCCAGCCTCCGACCCCGGGAGTCCTGATGGTGCATCCTTCAGCTCCCGGAGCTCCCATGGCCCATCCTCCTCCTCCGGGGACCCCAATGTCCCACCCTCCCCCTCCGGGGACCCCGATGGCCCATCCTCCCCCTCCGGGGACCCCGATGGCCCATCCTGCTCCTCCTGGGACCCCGATggcccatcctcctcctcctgggaccCCGATggttcatcctcctcctcctgggaccCCGATGGTTCATCCTCCCCCTCCGGGGACACCGATGGCTCATCCTCCCCCTCCGGGGACACCGATGGCCCAGCCTCCCCCTCCGGGGACACCGATGGCCCAGCCTCCAGCTCCGGGAGTCCTGATGGCCCAGCCTCTGACTCCGGGAGTCCTGATGGTCCAGCCTGCTGCTCCGGGAGCCCCGATGGTCCAGCCGCCTCCTGCAGCCGTGATGACCCAGCCTCCGCCTTCAGGAGCACCGATGGCCAAGCCTCCAGGTCCAGGAGTCCTGATGATTCATCCTCCAGGTGCGAGAGCTCCAATGACCCAGCCTCCAGCTTCAGGAGCACCGATGGCACAGCCAGCGGCCCCACCTGCACAGCCGATGGCCCCACCTGCACAGCCGATGGCTTCTTGGGCCCCGCAGGCTCAGCCTGTGATCCTGCAAATCCAGTCTCAAGTTATAAGGGCTCCTCCGCAGGTTCCCCAGGGCCCGCAGGCACCCCCAGCGCAGCTGGCCACACCCCCAGGCTGGCAGGCGACCTCGCCAGGATGGCAGGCCACGCCGCAAGGCTGGCAGGCCACTCCCTTGACCTGGCAGACCACGCAGGTCACCTGGCAGGCACCAGCCATTGCCTGGCAGGTGCCGCCGCCTGTGCGCCAGGGGCCCCCGCCCATCCGCCCTGGCCCACCACCCATCCGCCCTGGCCCACCACCAGTGCGCCAGGCCCCACCGGTGATCCGCCAGGCCCCACCGGTGATCCGCCAGGCTCCACCGGTGATCCGCCAGGCGCCACCGGTGATCCGTCAGGCCCCACCGGTCATCCGCCAGGCCCCACCTGTGCTCCGCCAGGCCCCACCTGTGCTCCGCCAGGCCCCACCTGTGATCCGCCAGGCTCCACCTGTGCTCCGCCAGGCCCCACCTGTGATCCGCCAGGCCCCGCCGCTGATCCGCCAGGCGCCGCCGCCCATCCGACCTGCCCCACAGGTCCTGGCCACCCAGCCACCTCTCTGGCAGGccctgccacccccacctccactgcGGCAGGCCCCGCAGGCTAGGCTGCCGGCCCCGCAGGTGCAGGCGGCGCCGCAGGTGCCTACGGCCCCACCTGCTACGCAGGTACCCGCGGCGCCGCTCGCTGGCCCGCAGGTGCCCCAGCCTGTGCTGCCGGCCCCGCTGTCTGCCCCACTGTCTGCCCCGCAGGCTGTGCACTGCCCATCCATCATCTGGCAGGCCCCCAAAGGTCAGCCCCCAGTGCCACACGAGATACCAACGTCAATGGAGTTCCAGGAGGTGCAGCAGACACAGGCTCTGGCCTGGCAGGCCCAGAAGGCCCCCACCCACTTCTGGCAGCCCTTGCCTGCCCAGGAGGCCCAGAGGCAGGCTCCCCCCATGGTTCAGCTGGAGCAGCCCTTTCAGGGAGCCCCGCCCTGCCAAAAAGCTGTGCAAATCCAGCTACCCCCCCAGCCGCCCCAGACCTCGGGTCCGCAAGCCGAGCTGCCCACACTGCAGCTCCAGCCCTCCTGGCAGACACCGCCTGCGGTCTTGCAGGCCCAGCCCGGACCCCCCTTAGCAGCGGCAAATTTTCCCCTGGGCTCCGCTAAATCATTGATGACTCCATCAGGAGAATCCAGGGCCTCTTCTATAGACCGCAGGGGCTCCTCTAAAGAGCGCAGGACCTCCTCAAAGGAGCGCAGGGCCCCTTCGAAAGACCGCATGATCTTTGCTGCCACCTTCTGTGCTCCCAAGGCAGTGTCAGCTGCCCGAGCACACTTGCCAGGCACCTGGAAAAACTTGCCTGCCACACCGGAGACCTTTGCTCCCTCCTCAAGTGTCTTCCCAGCTACCTCCCAGTTTCAGCCTGCCTCTCTGAATGCCTTTAAAGGCCCCTCTGCTGCCTCAGAGGCCCCAAAGTCACTGCCATATGCTCTGCAGGATCCCTTTGCCTGTGCAGAGGCCCTGCCTGCAGTTCCGTGGGCCCCACAGCCCAACATGAATGCCTCAAAGGCATCCCAGGCAGTGCCCACCCTCCTGATGGCTACAGCAGCTGCCCcccaggcaactgccaccactcAAGAGGCCTCCAAGACCTCCGTGGAGATGCCACGCCGCTCCGGCAAGGCCACCCGGAAGAAGAAGCATCTGGAAGCCCGAGAGGACAGCCGTGGCCACACGCTGGCCTTTCATGACTGGCAGGGCCCAAGGCCCTGGGAGAATCTGAATCTGAGTGACTGGGAGGTCCAAAGCCCTGTCCAGGTCTTGGGTGACTGGGAGCACCCCAACACCCCCCGTGGCCTGAGTGGCTGGGAGGGCCCTAGCACCTCCAGGATCCTGAGTGGCTGGGAAGGGCCCAGCACATCCTGGGCCCTGAGTGCCTGGGAGGGCCCGAGCACCTCCAGGGCTCTGGGTCTCTCTGAAAGCCCAAGGAGCCCTCTGCCCTTGGTTGTGTCTGAGGTTGCAGGTGTCTCTCCGGGATCCAGTGCCACCCAGCATAATTCCAAGGTGGAGGCGCAGTCCTTGTCTCCCTTGGATGAGAGAGCAAATGCATTGGTGCAGTTCCTCTTAGTCAAGGACCAAGCCAAGGTGCCTGTCCAGCGCTCGGAAATGGTGAAAGTCATCATCAGAGAGTATAAAGATGAGTGCTTAGATATCATCAACCGTGCCAACAATAAGCTGGAGTGTGCCTTTGGTTATCAATTGAAAGAAATTGATACCCAAAACCACGCTTACATTATCATCAACAAGCTGGGCTACCCTACAGGGGATTTGGTGGCATCCTATTTAGACAGGCCCAAGTTCGGCCTCCTGATGGTGGTCTTGAGCCTCATCTTTATGAAAGGCAATTGTGTCAGGGAGGATTTGATCTTTAATTTTCTGTTCAGGTTGGGGTTGGATGTCCGGGAGACGAATGGTCTCTTTGGAAATACTAGGAAGCTCATCACCGAAGTGTTTGTCAGGCAGAAGTACCTAGAGTACAGGCGAATCCCCTACACTGAGCCCGCAGAGTATGAGTTCCTCTGGGGCCCTCGAGCGTTCCTGGAAACGAGCAAGATGCTTGTGCTGAGGTTTTTGGCCAAGCTCCATAAGAAAGATCCACGGTGCTGGCCATTCCATTACCTTGAAGCGCTGGCAGAGTGTGAGTGGGAAGACACAGATGAGGATGAACCTGACAGCAGTGACAGTGACAGTGCCCGCGGCCCCACCAGCAGGCCCCCTCCCCGCTAA